A window from Zingiber officinale cultivar Zhangliang chromosome 7A, Zo_v1.1, whole genome shotgun sequence encodes these proteins:
- the LOC122002532 gene encoding histone H2B has protein sequence MAPKAEKKPAEKKPASSDKPAEEKEKKAAAEKAPAEKKPKAGKRLPSKDGAAASGDKKKKKVKKGTETYKIYIFKVLKQVHPDIGISSKAMSIMNSFINDIFEKLAQESSRLARYNKKPTITSREIQTSVRLVLPGELAKHAVSEGTKAVTKFTSS, from the coding sequence ATGGCGCCCAAGGCGGAGAAGAAGCCCGCGGAGAAGAAGCCCGCCTCCTCCGATAAACcagcggaggagaaggagaagaaggctgcCGCTGAGAAGGCCCCTGCGGAAAAAAAACCTAAGGCCGGGAAGCGCCTGCCGTCCAAGGACGGTGCGGCCGCCAGCGGcgataagaaaaaaaagaaggtgAAGAAGGGCACTGAAACCTATAAGATCTACATATTCAAGGTGCTTAAGCAGGTTCATCCGGACATTGGGATCTCCAGCAAGGCCATGTCCATCATGAATTCCTTCATCAACGACATCTTCGAGAAGCTCGCCCAGGAATCCTCTCGCCTCGCCCGCTACAACAAGAAGCCCACCATCACTTCTCGCGAGATCCAGACTTCGGTGCGCCTGGTCCTACCTGGTGAGCTCGCGAAGCATGCCGTCTCCGAGGGCACGAAGGCTGTTACCAAATTCACAAGTTCTTGA
- the LOC122002531 gene encoding uncharacterized protein LOC122002531 isoform X1 has translation MRRTRRPPSSSIAVARLCLVLHVLVCSIPGLLPFVHLKQILAEKVGAYWEGIFSSRIVSLGSIAIFTTHEWFPTKPIVYFRCQGENKTYLPDVKQKDILYTFNGDESWQPLTELPEKKCKRCGVYEEDTYTSDDVYDEWELCAGNFVNGKYLHSKDNQFNASFICPECTTSDVTTSDATESKNEASGQTRRKIAMIVAACTLAAAVTGAAAVMVYRWWRKRKREQEQARFLKLFEEDDDIEDELGLEL, from the exons ATGCGGAGAACTCGACGGCCTCCGAGCTCGTCGATCGCAGTTGCTCGCCTTTGCCTTGTCTTGCACGTCTTGGTTTGCTCAATTCCTG GTTTGTTACCTTTTGTTCATCTTAAACAAATTTTGGCGGAGAAGGTGGGGGCTTATTGGGAAG GAATTTTTTCATCAAGGATTGTGAGCTTAGGTTCTATTGCGATATTCACTACTCATGAGTGGTTTCCTACCAAACCAATTGTCTACTTTCGCTGTCAAGGAGAAAATAAGACCTACTTGCCTGATGTAAAGCAAAAAGACATTTTGTACACTTTCAATGGGGATGAATCTTGGCAG CCCCTTACAGAACTTCCAGAGAAGAAATGTAAAAGGTGTGGCGTTTACGAAGAGGACACATATACATCTGATGATGTATACGATGAGTGGGAGCTGTGTGCTGGAAATTTCGTCAATGGAAAATATTTGCACTCCAAAGACAATCAATTCAACGCTTCATTCATATGCCCTGAGTGCACTACATCTGATG TTACTACCAGCGACGCCACCGAGTCGAAGAATGAGGCCTCCGGCCAAACGAGAAGGAAAATAGCCATGATCGTAGCGGCATGCACATTGGCTGCTGCCGTAACTGGTGCTGCTGCGGTGATGGTGTACAGATGGTGGAGAAAGAGAAAGAGGGAGCAGGAGCAGGCACGCTTTCTCAAGCTCTTCGAAGAGGACGATGACATTGAAGATGAACTCGGTCTAGaactttga
- the LOC122002531 gene encoding uncharacterized protein LOC122002531 isoform X2 — translation MRRTRRPPSSSIAVARLCLVLHVLVCSIPGIFSSRIVSLGSIAIFTTHEWFPTKPIVYFRCQGENKTYLPDVKQKDILYTFNGDESWQPLTELPEKKCKRCGVYEEDTYTSDDVYDEWELCAGNFVNGKYLHSKDNQFNASFICPECTTSDVTTSDATESKNEASGQTRRKIAMIVAACTLAAAVTGAAAVMVYRWWRKRKREQEQARFLKLFEEDDDIEDELGLEL, via the exons ATGCGGAGAACTCGACGGCCTCCGAGCTCGTCGATCGCAGTTGCTCGCCTTTGCCTTGTCTTGCACGTCTTGGTTTGCTCAATTCCTG GAATTTTTTCATCAAGGATTGTGAGCTTAGGTTCTATTGCGATATTCACTACTCATGAGTGGTTTCCTACCAAACCAATTGTCTACTTTCGCTGTCAAGGAGAAAATAAGACCTACTTGCCTGATGTAAAGCAAAAAGACATTTTGTACACTTTCAATGGGGATGAATCTTGGCAG CCCCTTACAGAACTTCCAGAGAAGAAATGTAAAAGGTGTGGCGTTTACGAAGAGGACACATATACATCTGATGATGTATACGATGAGTGGGAGCTGTGTGCTGGAAATTTCGTCAATGGAAAATATTTGCACTCCAAAGACAATCAATTCAACGCTTCATTCATATGCCCTGAGTGCACTACATCTGATG TTACTACCAGCGACGCCACCGAGTCGAAGAATGAGGCCTCCGGCCAAACGAGAAGGAAAATAGCCATGATCGTAGCGGCATGCACATTGGCTGCTGCCGTAACTGGTGCTGCTGCGGTGATGGTGTACAGATGGTGGAGAAAGAGAAAGAGGGAGCAGGAGCAGGCACGCTTTCTCAAGCTCTTCGAAGAGGACGATGACATTGAAGATGAACTCGGTCTAGaactttga